The Sorangiineae bacterium MSr11954 DNA segment GCCGATGACCGTGGAAATAATGGCGAAGAACAATGCGGTGCGTTTCATCGACGAACCTTCAGCCTACCTCAACAGACGAAAACTGGCTACGACCGCTAGAAAATGGCGCTCGCGTAACCATGGTACGGTTCGCGTCAAGGAAAACCGGATGCGACGGATGGGCGCGGAAAACCACACCAAATTGCAAAATGTTCGCGATCTCGCGCAGCTCGAAGCGGGCGCGATGGGCCCCACCGCACCATCCACCGGGCAAACGACTGCGGCACGACATCTGCAGTGACATGACGTAGCACAATGGCGCTCGCGTCGGATCCCAAAGTACCCCCCACCTGCTGCTCGCCCGAACCCCGGATCGGCCCGAAGAAGGGAAGCGTCCCGCCCAAGGGGAACACCGCGCCGTCCACCCCGCTGAAGATCCTGGTGGTGGACGATCACGGGTCCTTTCGCGAGATGCTCCGGGAGATCATCGTGGGGCTCGGACACGAGTGCCGCATCGCGCGCGACGGCCTCGAAGCGTGGGAGATGCTCCAGGCCGAGCGCGCCGACGTGGTGCTCAGCGATTGGCAGATGCCGCGCATGAACGGCGCCGATCTTTGCAGCCGCATTCGCTCGGCCGACGGTGAGTTCAATTACACCTATTTCGTTTTGCTCACCGGCCTCGCCGACAAAGCGCACTTCCTGCGCGCCATGGAAGCTGGCGCCGATGGCTGCTACACCAAATGCATCGATCCGGACGAAATCCAGGCGCACTTGGTCTCCGCCGGGCGCATCGTGGCGCTCCACCGCCGCGCCTCGGCCGGGCGACAACCCATTTCGCGATCGAGCTGATTCCAGGGTCGATTCCTATCGAATCGATGTGGTAGCAACATTGGAATGCGTGAGCCTCGAGCTTCGTTCCTTTTGTCGTCAGCGTGTGCAGGTGTGCTGGTCTTTTCCGCCGTGTCCATCGGTGCGTGCTCGGGTGAGAGCAGCAGCCCCATTCCGCCGGGCTCCGAGCCCGACGCGGGTCCCAATCCCAATCCCAATCCGAATCCCCATCCCAATCCGCAGGACGCAGGATCGTCCGATTCGGGAAAAGCGGACGCACAGACGCCCCCGACCGTCTCCCTTCCCCTCGATGTGCCGTGGATTGCGCAAAAGCCCGAGCTGCCGCGCGGCTGCGAGGTGACGTCGCTCGCGATGCTGCTGCACTACGCGGGCACACCTGCCAACAAAATGGTGTTGGCGGATCAAATCGTGAAAGTCCCGTACATGAAGGATGGACTGCACGGCAATCCTTACGATGGCTTCGTCGGGGATATGTACACGTTCAGCAACCCTGGATATGGCGTCTATCACGGACCGGTGGCGCGCTTGGCGGAGCGATACTTCCCGGGGCGCATCTTGGATCTCACGGGGGCGGAGCTCGATGGGCTGCTCACCGATCACGTGGCGAGGGGGCGCCCGGTTTGGGTCAT contains these protein-coding regions:
- a CDS encoding response regulator, whose translation is MALASDPKVPPTCCSPEPRIGPKKGSVPPKGNTAPSTPLKILVVDDHGSFREMLREIIVGLGHECRIARDGLEAWEMLQAERADVVLSDWQMPRMNGADLCSRIRSADGEFNYTYFVLLTGLADKAHFLRAMEAGADGCYTKCIDPDEIQAHLVSAGRIVALHRRASAGRQPISRSS
- a CDS encoding C39 family peptidase, yielding MSIGACSGESSSPIPPGSEPDAGPNPNPNPNPHPNPQDAGSSDSGKADAQTPPTVSLPLDVPWIAQKPELPRGCEVTSLAMLLHYAGTPANKMVLADQIVKVPYMKDGLHGNPYDGFVGDMYTFSNPGYGVYHGPVARLAERYFPGRILDLTGAELDGLLTDHVARGRPVWVISNARFQKLAPSDFETWHTASGDVSITWHEHSVVITGFDTASVFINDPLDTSAGKNKKLNRKDFREAWEQMGKQAITYKAER